TTAAGCTTATATTAGAATATAGAAAATACCAAAAGCTTTTATCAACATATATTCAAGCAATACCAAAATTAGTAAATCCAGTAACGGGAAGAGTTCATACATCATTTAATCAAACAGGGGCAGCCACGGGAAGATTAAGCAGCAGTGATCCAAATCTACAAAATCTACCAATTAGAGAAGTGGAAGGGGAAAAGATAAGAAAAGCTGTCAAAGCTGAAAAAGAAAATTATGTTTTAATGAGTGCGGATTACTCTCAAATAGAATTACGTGTTTTAGCTCATATGAGTCAGGATCCAATTTTAATAGATTCATTCAATAAAAACCTTGATATTCATAAAATTACAGCAGCGAAATTGTTTGATGTTCCTGAAGAAAATGTTGATAATAAAATGAGGCAAATTGGAAAAATGATAAACTTTTCTATAATATATGGTGTTTCCTCATATGGTTTAGCTGAAAGAACAGGGATTTCTATAGAAGAAGCAGGAATATTCATAAAAAAGTATTTTGAGCTATATAAGAATGTAGAAAAATATCAGAAAGAAATATTATCCAATTTAAATAAAAATGGATATGTCGAAACATTATTTGGAAGAAAAAGATTTTTAAGTAAGTTGAATCTTAACAAAAATGATTTAAGAAGAATTGCAGTAAATACTCCAATTCAAGGAACAGCGTCAGATATTATGAAATTGGCAATGATAAAATTAGATAAAGTTTTGCCAGAATATGCTAAGATGATTCTTCAGGTTCATGATGAAATTGTAATAGAATTACCTGAAGATAGGATTGAAGAAGTTAGTTTAATTGTAAAGGAAACTATGGAAAATGCTGTTAAGTTAGATGTGCCTCTAAAAGTGGATATTGCAGTATCCGAAAGGTGGTCAAAGTGAGGCGATTATAGTGAGAAAATTAATAGTATTATTATGTATACTTTTATTAAGTATTTCTTTATTCGCATATACAAAGATAAATTTTAGTTTTTTAATTACTATTGGAAGTACTGGAACCAGTTATGAAAACACAGTAAAAATAAAATATATAGAAGATTCTATTATCTCCACAGTTACTTTTTTATTAAGTAAATATCCAGAAGAAGTTATAATAGACGGGGAAAAGATTAGAGTATATTCTCCTGAACAAAAATTTATAGTTCCTTCTGGTAAAAATAAAATAATATATCATGAAAAAGAATATGAGTTCTATTTTAATAAAGAAAACATTCAAATATCTTTTGAGAAAGAAATTCAGCCAAGAGTGATTATTCATAAATATACAAAAGAAATATCTCCAAATAATGACTGGTATAATGATGATTTAGAAATAATCCTGTATTCCAATACTAAAGCGAGTTTGAAAATAGGATTTTTAAATATAATAAAACAAATTAATCCAGGAAAAAATGTTATATATATAAATTTGAAAGAATTAAAAGATGGGTTATATAATTTACCATTAACTATTTTTAATGGAGAAGGTATTCAAACTAAGAAAATAAATATAAAAATTGATAGAACTAAAAAAACATTGACTAAATATATAGTAATTTCAATATTTACAGCAGTTATAAGTATAATAATACTCAATTCAATAAAATAATCAATATAAAGGGCTATTTATCTATAAGCCCTTTATATCTTTATAGTATGTTATAATAACTAAGGAAATTATTTATATTTTTGAAAATAAAATGTTTTATTATGATATAATTAAATGTTATATTCTTTCAAAACTCTCCATCGAAGCTTCGGTAGAAACTTCAAAAATCTTTCAAAAGAGGTGTGAAAATGAGTGAAAACAATAAAGAGGCATCAAAGCAAAAAGATGAAATTATCCCTGTCGAAATAGATATGGGGAAACTTAATCAAATGAGCCGGAGACAATTATACAATCTTGCAAGAAAATACGGAATTGAAAATTATTCCACTCTTACAGATCACGAATTAAAGTTTAAAATTTTGAGCAAACAAACGGAATCTTTCGGATATTTCTTCCACGAAGGAATCCTTGAAATTCTTCCAGATGGATATGGATTTTTAAGAAATACCCATAATTCTTTGCTTACAGGGAATGACGATGTATATGTTTCACAATCGCAAATTAGAAGATTTAACCTTTCTACAGGTGATGTAGTTGCAGGTCAGGTTAGGCCTCCAAAAGAAGGAGAAAAATTCTTTGCATTATTACGTGTTGAAGCTGTAAACTACCAGGATCCTGAAACAGCAAAAGATAGGGTTTCATTTGAGAATTTAACACCAGTTTATCCAAATGAACGATTGATATTAGAATATGAAAATGGTCCTTTAAGTTCCAGAATAATAGATATTTTTTCACCAATTGGTAAAGGTCAAAGGGGATTAATTGTTGCACCACCTAAGGCAGGTAAAACAACATTATTAAAAGATATGGCTAATTCAATTGCTAAAAATAATCCGGAAACCAAAAGGATAGTTTTATTAATAGATGAGAGACCTGAAGAAGTAACAGATATTAGAGAAACGGTTGATGCAGAAGTAATAGCTGCACCTTTTGATATGGATCCGCAAAACCAAATAAAAGTTGCAGAAATGACATTAAATATGGCAAAAAGGCTCGTTGAATTTGGACATGATGTAATAATCTTAATGGATTCATTAACAAGATTGGCCAGAGCATATAATTTGTATGTTCCCCCAAGCGGAAAATTATTAAGCGGTGGTGTTGATCCATCGGCATTAACCTTTCCTAAAAAATTCTTTGGAGCAGCTAGAAGAATTAGAGAAGGCGGAAGTTTAACAATAATTGCAACGGCCTTAGTTGAAACAGGTTCAAAAATGGATGAGGTAATATTTGAAGAATTTAAGGGAACAGGAAATATGGAATTGATTCTATCAAGAGAATTAGCAAATAAACGAATATTCCCGTCTATAGACATAAAGCTTTCAGGAACAAGAAAAGAAGAATTATTATTCTCAAAAGAAGAATTAAAATATTCATGGATTTTAAGAAATTGGCTAAATAACCTTACTAAAGAAGAAGCAATAATGGAGATATTCAGATTAATGAGAAAGTATGAAACAAATAAAAAAATGTTCAAAGAAATTGAAAAGCAAAAATTTATAAATTAGTTTAATTTCAGGGGGGATAATATGTATTTAAAGAGATTTATAAAGGATTCTAAGCCAAAAGCTACATTTGTTATTGTACATGGACTTGGAGAACATTCAGGAAGGTATAAACCATTTATAGAAATGTTGTTAGAAAGAAATTTTCAGGTAATTACATTTGATTTACCGGGTCATGGTTTAAGCGAAGGTAAAAGAGGGCATATAAAGGATTTTTATAAAATTTATGAATATATAGAAGAAATAACACCTGATAAATTTATATTATTTGGACATAGCTTAGGAGGGCTTATATCTTTAAGATATGCAGAAGTTTCAGAGAAAAAACCAGAAAAATTAATATTATCTTCACCTGCAGTTGGGAAATTATATAATTCTTTTCATAAAATTTTATTATCAACAGTAGGTATTTTTGGAAGTTTAACAATAAGTAACGGAATATCTCCATCAGCATTATGTTATAGCGAAGAAGCAGTTGAAAAATATATAAATGATCCGTTAGTACACAATAGAATTTCAATGAAAACTGCCAAACAACTTTTTTCTGAAGCAGAAAAAGCCTTGAATAGTGCTGAAAAATTGGATATTCCAGTATTACTTCAATATGGTGAAGAAGATAAAATTGTGAATATCAATGAGCTTGAAAAATTATCTCAAAAAATAAATACCTTATACTTAAAAAAACATAAATATGCCAAACATGAAGTATTTAATGAACCAAAATACAAAGATAAATTTTATGAAGCCATCTTTGAATTTATTGAATAAAAAATATTAAAAAAATTTTTGGGGGGAGATAATATGAAAATAAAATCCAAAATATTGATTTTGACATTTTCTTTGTTGTTTATATCATTTCTGGTATTTTTTATGATAAGTTTAACGCAATCTCAGGATTCCTTAAAAAAGAGTTTTGTTAATAAATTAATAGTAGCCCGGGACTCAAAAATAATGTTGTTACAAAAGACATTGATGGAAGTTTCAAATGATTTAGATTACTTTAGCGATATGAATGCTATAGTTGAAAATTTAAAAGGATTTTATGACGAAGAAGATTTTTATAAAAGCTTAGATGACTTTGATACATTATTAAAAGATTTAAAACTTATATATTATGAGAATAATCCTTATAAAGAAAAAGAAAAACTTGACAATTTCTTTTATGATGACAATTTTGATCAAAATAAAATATCCTCAGATGTTTTAGATGAAG
This is a stretch of genomic DNA from Marinitoga piezophila KA3. It encodes these proteins:
- the rho gene encoding transcription termination factor Rho, translating into MSENNKEASKQKDEIIPVEIDMGKLNQMSRRQLYNLARKYGIENYSTLTDHELKFKILSKQTESFGYFFHEGILEILPDGYGFLRNTHNSLLTGNDDVYVSQSQIRRFNLSTGDVVAGQVRPPKEGEKFFALLRVEAVNYQDPETAKDRVSFENLTPVYPNERLILEYENGPLSSRIIDIFSPIGKGQRGLIVAPPKAGKTTLLKDMANSIAKNNPETKRIVLLIDERPEEVTDIRETVDAEVIAAPFDMDPQNQIKVAEMTLNMAKRLVEFGHDVIILMDSLTRLARAYNLYVPPSGKLLSGGVDPSALTFPKKFFGAARRIREGGSLTIIATALVETGSKMDEVIFEEFKGTGNMELILSRELANKRIFPSIDIKLSGTRKEELLFSKEELKYSWILRNWLNNLTKEEAIMEIFRLMRKYETNKKMFKEIEKQKFIN
- a CDS encoding alpha/beta hydrolase codes for the protein MYLKRFIKDSKPKATFVIVHGLGEHSGRYKPFIEMLLERNFQVITFDLPGHGLSEGKRGHIKDFYKIYEYIEEITPDKFILFGHSLGGLISLRYAEVSEKKPEKLILSSPAVGKLYNSFHKILLSTVGIFGSLTISNGISPSALCYSEEAVEKYINDPLVHNRISMKTAKQLFSEAEKALNSAEKLDIPVLLQYGEEDKIVNINELEKLSQKINTLYLKKHKYAKHEVFNEPKYKDKFYEAIFEFIE